In Myxococcus stipitatus, the following are encoded in one genomic region:
- a CDS encoding cytochrome P450, with product MTTGKDALNLPPGPKGKPFFGSMLEAQDDPIGFFVRAFQQYGDAVRVRVGPRQTIFLVSHPDYVKQVLVDNAQNYLKPHNPPGKLLGKGLFPSEGEFWRQQRRLIQPAFHPERMAALVPTMVDSVNKMLERWEARTHSGEVFDIANDMTRLSLSIVGRGVFTEDMVEDQPEILEACQEIVRMQNIRRKWWMVYLIAALRLRTKRRKRFRAGIATLDTAVYAAIAKRRQNPTAHPDMLGQMMAARDPKTGEGMSDEQLRDECVNLFFAGHETTAVALAWTYHLLSQHPEVEQRMRDEIAAAIGDKPPQLQDLPKLRYITAVFEEVLRLYPPAWVLSRKAKEQDKLGPYDVPAGTIMMMMQPVVHKHPAFWEAPEKFMPERFLPENAGKRPRHAYFPFGAGQRLCIGSNMALMQSTVALTMMLQRFKVNVVPGQTVVPDPVVTLRSRDGLRVSVSPAPGTSGPRQAASAR from the coding sequence ATGACCACCGGGAAAGACGCCTTGAACCTGCCGCCCGGGCCCAAGGGAAAGCCGTTCTTCGGCAGCATGCTGGAGGCCCAGGACGATCCGATCGGCTTCTTCGTGCGGGCCTTTCAGCAATACGGCGACGCGGTGCGCGTCCGGGTCGGCCCCCGCCAGACCATCTTCCTGGTGAGCCACCCGGACTACGTGAAGCAGGTCCTGGTGGACAACGCGCAGAACTACCTCAAGCCGCACAACCCCCCAGGCAAGCTGCTCGGAAAGGGGCTGTTCCCCAGCGAGGGCGAGTTCTGGCGCCAGCAGCGGCGGCTCATCCAACCCGCCTTCCACCCCGAGCGGATGGCGGCGCTGGTCCCCACCATGGTGGACAGCGTGAACAAGATGCTGGAGCGGTGGGAGGCCCGGACGCACTCGGGCGAGGTCTTCGACATCGCCAACGACATGACCCGGCTGTCGCTCTCCATCGTCGGCCGCGGCGTCTTCACCGAGGACATGGTCGAAGACCAGCCGGAGATCCTGGAGGCCTGCCAGGAGATCGTCCGGATGCAGAACATCCGGCGCAAGTGGTGGATGGTGTACCTCATCGCGGCGCTGAGGCTCCGCACGAAGCGCCGCAAGCGCTTCCGCGCGGGAATCGCCACGCTGGACACCGCCGTGTACGCGGCCATCGCCAAGCGCCGCCAGAACCCCACGGCCCATCCCGACATGCTCGGCCAGATGATGGCGGCTCGCGACCCGAAGACGGGCGAGGGCATGAGCGACGAGCAGCTTCGCGACGAGTGCGTCAACCTCTTCTTCGCCGGCCATGAGACCACGGCCGTGGCGCTGGCGTGGACCTACCACCTGCTCAGCCAGCACCCCGAGGTGGAGCAGCGGATGCGCGACGAAATCGCCGCGGCCATCGGCGACAAGCCCCCGCAGCTCCAGGACCTGCCGAAGCTCCGCTACATCACCGCGGTGTTCGAGGAGGTGCTGCGCCTGTATCCCCCCGCGTGGGTGCTGTCGCGAAAGGCCAAGGAGCAGGACAAGCTGGGCCCCTACGACGTGCCGGCGGGCACCATCATGATGATGATGCAGCCCGTCGTTCACAAGCACCCGGCGTTCTGGGAGGCGCCGGAGAAGTTCATGCCGGAGCGCTTCCTGCCGGAGAACGCCGGAAAGCGGCCGCGCCACGCGTACTTCCCCTTCGGCGCGGGCCAGCGGCTGTGCATTGGCAGCAACATGGCCCTGATGCAGTCCACCGTGGCGCTGACGATGATGTTGCAGCGCTTCAAGGTGAATGTCGTGCCGGGACAGACGGTGGTTCCAGACCCCGTCGTCACGCTCCGCTCGCGCGATGGACTCCGGGTGTCCGTGAGCCCCGCGCCCGGCACCTCCGGCCCGCGACAGGCCGCGTCGGCCCGCTGA
- a CDS encoding putative 2OG-Fe(II) oxygenase produces the protein MEKIVKAEVMWPTTTLAIHLKDSKELNAGLARIIREKEQEILGKHKPTLVAGIKQGLTAYWLEFNVLNWDYPEIAEFRKIVLDGIRETFKVQGTNPDDPGMQIVGISCWANVLRYGEFLEVHHHDPSYISGHYQVQTGYGPGEAPDESEGGQTVYFRPGFLDRSHGGKAAGQTSPWDDDWRVSVTPVEGKLFFFPSYVRHEVRPYLGKHERISIAMDIFVKKQEALMYFGGPRWFVPGKAPAPARRAMPVGK, from the coding sequence ATGGAGAAGATCGTCAAGGCAGAAGTGATGTGGCCCACCACCACCTTGGCGATCCACCTCAAGGATTCCAAAGAGTTGAACGCGGGGCTGGCGCGAATCATCCGAGAGAAGGAGCAGGAGATTCTCGGGAAGCACAAGCCCACGCTGGTGGCGGGCATCAAGCAGGGACTGACCGCGTACTGGCTCGAGTTCAACGTCCTCAATTGGGACTACCCTGAGATCGCGGAGTTCAGGAAAATAGTCCTGGACGGAATTCGCGAGACATTCAAGGTACAGGGCACGAATCCGGACGACCCTGGAATGCAGATTGTCGGCATCTCCTGCTGGGCGAACGTGCTGCGGTACGGGGAGTTCCTCGAGGTCCACCACCACGACCCTTCGTACATCAGCGGGCACTACCAGGTGCAAACCGGTTACGGCCCGGGTGAGGCGCCGGATGAATCCGAGGGAGGGCAGACGGTGTACTTCCGTCCCGGCTTCCTCGACCGCAGCCATGGAGGGAAGGCCGCGGGGCAGACCAGCCCGTGGGACGACGACTGGCGCGTGAGTGTCACGCCCGTCGAGGGCAAGCTCTTCTTCTTCCCCAGCTACGTCCGGCACGAGGTGCGGCCCTACCTGGGCAAGCACGAGCGCATCTCCATCGCGATGGACATCTTCGTGAAGAAGCAGGAGGCGCTGATGTATTTCGGCGGGCCTCGCTGGTTCGTCCCAGGCAAGGCCCCCGCTCCCGCGCGGCGCGCGATGCCCGTCGGAAAGTAG